A single window of Bacteroides sp. DNA harbors:
- the sufB gene encoding Fe-S cluster assembly protein SufB produces MEDKNNDILDEVTGSEYKYGFYTDIEMDQAPRGLTEETIRFISAKKNEPEFMLDIRLKAFRHWKTLKEPNWAHVEYPPIDYQDIIYYAAPRKKEQLQSLDEVDPDLLKTFEKLGIPLEEQKMLAGVAVDAVMDSVSVATTFRSTLAEKGIIFCSFSEAIREYPELVKKYMGTVVPYTDNFFAALNSAVFSDGSFVYIPKGVRCPMELSTYFRINAANTGQFERTLIVAEEGSYVSYMEGCTAPIRDENQLHAAIVEIIAHKDAEVKYSTVQNWWPGNKDGKGGVYNFVTKRGICEGENSKISWTQVETGSAITWKYPSLILRGNNSSGEFYSVAVTNNHQQADTGTKMIHLGKNTRSTIISKGISAGHSNNSYRGLVKTTRRAENARNFSQCDSLLLGDKCGAHTFPYIEVGNRSSIVEHEATTSKISEDQLFYCLQRGIDMESAIGLIVNGYAKEVLSKLPMEFAVEAQKLLSISLEGSVG; encoded by the coding sequence ATGGAAGATAAAAACAACGATATTCTTGACGAGGTAACCGGTAGTGAATATAAGTATGGGTTCTACACGGATATTGAAATGGATCAGGCGCCCAGGGGGCTTACCGAAGAGACCATTCGTTTCATTTCAGCCAAAAAAAATGAACCTGAATTTATGCTCGATATCCGGCTCAAGGCGTTTCGCCACTGGAAAACGCTGAAAGAGCCGAACTGGGCGCACGTGGAATATCCGCCCATTGATTACCAGGATATCATTTATTATGCAGCCCCGCGAAAAAAAGAACAGCTGCAAAGCCTGGATGAAGTAGACCCCGATTTGCTAAAGACCTTTGAAAAACTAGGCATTCCCCTCGAGGAGCAAAAGATGCTTGCTGGGGTAGCCGTTGATGCGGTGATGGACAGTGTATCAGTAGCTACCACCTTCCGGTCCACCCTGGCAGAAAAGGGCATTATTTTTTGCTCTTTCAGCGAAGCCATCCGTGAATATCCTGAGCTGGTGAAGAAGTATATGGGCACGGTGGTTCCCTACACCGACAATTTCTTTGCGGCACTCAACTCAGCGGTATTCAGCGACGGTTCTTTTGTTTACATTCCTAAGGGTGTACGGTGCCCCATGGAACTTTCGACCTATTTCCGCATCAATGCAGCCAATACCGGGCAGTTTGAACGTACCCTCATTGTGGCCGAAGAAGGCAGCTATGTGAGCTATATGGAAGGCTGTACGGCCCCCATCCGCGACGAGAATCAGCTGCACGCCGCCATCGTGGAAATCATCGCCCACAAGGATGCCGAGGTCAAATATTCTACCGTACAGAACTGGTGGCCAGGCAACAAGGACGGCAAGGGCGGGGTGTATAACTTTGTCACCAAACGAGGCATCTGTGAAGGCGAAAACTCAAAGATCAGCTGGACACAAGTAGAGACCGGCTCAGCCATCACCTGGAAATATCCCAGCCTGATCCTGCGGGGCAATAACTCGTCAGGCGAGTTCTACTCGGTGGCTGTAACCAACAACCACCAACAGGCCGATACCGGCACCAAGATGATCCACCTGGGGAAAAATACCCGCAGCACCATCATTAGCAAGGGCATCTCGGCCGGGCATAGCAATAACAGCTACCGGGGCCTGGTGAAAACCACCCGGCGCGCCGAGAATGCACGTAACTTCTCACAGTGCGATTCCCTCTTGCTTGGGGATAAATGCGGAGCACATACCTTCCCCTATATCGAGGTAGGCAACCGCTCTTCCATTGTCGAGCACGAAGCCACTACCAGCAAAATATCGGAAGACCAGCTGTTTTACTGCCTGCAACGCGGTATCGATATGGAGAGTGCCATTGGGCTCATTGTCAACGGCTATGCCAAGGAAGTGCTCAGCAAGCTGCCCATGGAGTTTGCCGTTGAAGCACAAAAATTGCTTTCTATCAGCCTCGAAGGAAGTGTTGGATAA
- the sufC gene encoding Fe-S cluster assembly ATPase SufC, translating to MLHIKDLSVSINGKTILDGFNLDVNPGEVHAIMGPNGTGKSTLASVIAGREMFDVDRGEITYRGKNLFEMAPEIRAREGIFLGFQYPVEIPGVSMANFMRTALNEKRKYLELEPLSGAEFLKLMEEKKNLVEIHSKLTNRSVNEGFSGGEKKKNEIFQMALLEPRLAILDETDSGLDIDALKVVANGVNKLRTSENATIVITHYQRLLDYIIPDFVHVLFDGRIVKSGGKELALELESKGYEWVKKEASETAAR from the coding sequence ATGTTACATATTAAAGATTTATCCGTATCCATTAATGGAAAAACAATCCTCGACGGATTTAACCTCGATGTGAACCCTGGTGAAGTACATGCCATTATGGGCCCCAACGGCACAGGCAAGAGTACGCTGGCCTCGGTCATTGCAGGTCGCGAAATGTTTGATGTCGATCGCGGCGAAATCACTTACCGCGGGAAAAACCTCTTTGAAATGGCACCCGAGATCAGGGCCCGCGAGGGGATATTTCTTGGCTTCCAGTATCCCGTGGAAATTCCGGGGGTCAGCATGGCCAATTTTATGCGCACCGCCCTCAACGAGAAACGCAAGTACCTGGAACTGGAACCACTTAGCGGTGCGGAGTTCCTCAAGCTGATGGAAGAAAAGAAAAACCTCGTGGAGATTCATTCCAAGCTGACCAACCGTTCGGTAAACGAAGGCTTCTCAGGCGGGGAAAAGAAAAAGAACGAAATCTTCCAGATGGCCTTGCTCGAACCCAGGCTGGCCATCCTCGATGAGACCGACTCTGGACTCGACATCGATGCCCTGAAGGTAGTGGCCAACGGGGTCAACAAGCTTCGCACCAGCGAAAATGCCACCATCGTCATCACCCACTATCAACGGCTGCTTGATTATATCATTCCTGATTTTGTGCACGTACTTTTTGATGGACGTATTGTGAAAAGCGGCGGGAAGGAACTGGCCCTGGAGCTGGAAAGCAAAGGGTATGAGTGGGTCAAGAAGGAAGCCAGCGAAACCGCGGCCAGATAG
- a CDS encoding response regulator transcription factor — MEESNIKILLAEDDPNLGTILKAYLEAKGFPTRLCVNGQEAYDAFLKEMFQFCILDVMMPIKDGFTLARDIRKIDKKIPILFLTAKAMQEDIIEGLKIGADDYITKPFSMEELLLRINAIYRRTNPEQSGDTDKTLFQVGKYAFDFSRQTLKYEDQEQKLTSKEAQLLKMLCDRTNDVLDRSEALTKIWLDDNYFNARSMDVYIAKLRKYLKNDPEVELINVHGKGFKLVVNQES; from the coding sequence ATGGAAGAATCGAATATAAAGATTTTGCTGGCCGAGGATGACCCCAACCTGGGAACCATCCTGAAGGCCTACCTGGAAGCCAAGGGGTTTCCCACACGCCTGTGCGTAAATGGTCAGGAAGCCTATGATGCTTTTCTGAAGGAGATGTTTCAGTTCTGCATCCTGGATGTGATGATGCCCATCAAGGATGGTTTTACACTGGCGCGCGACATCCGGAAGATCGACAAAAAGATCCCCATTCTCTTCCTTACGGCCAAAGCCATGCAGGAAGACATTATTGAGGGGCTGAAGATCGGTGCCGATGATTACATCACCAAGCCTTTCAGCATGGAAGAGCTGCTGCTTCGCATCAATGCCATTTACCGGCGCACCAATCCAGAGCAGAGCGGCGACACCGACAAGACGCTTTTCCAGGTGGGGAAATATGCCTTTGATTTCTCGCGCCAAACGTTAAAATATGAAGACCAAGAACAGAAGCTTACCTCAAAGGAAGCCCAGTTGTTAAAAATGCTCTGCGACCGCACCAATGATGTACTCGACCGTTCAGAGGCCCTTACCAAGATCTGGCTCGACGATAACTACTTCAATGCGCGAAGCATGGACGTGTATATTGCCAAACTGCGTAAATACCTGAAGAACGATCCCGAGGTGGAGCTTATTAATGTGCATGGCAAAGGCTTCAAATTGGTGGTTAACCAGGAAAGCTAA
- the xseA gene encoding exodeoxyribonuclease VII large subunit translates to METERKIYSLSDLARSLRSVIERHYASTYWVKAEVAKLNHYPRSGHCYPDLVEKSGEQILAQMRATIWAGDYKITNQNFIRVTGEPLSEGMAILFQSSVTYHPVYGLSLQIHQIEPSFTLGQMAFEKQKTIERLKAEGIFDLNKSLEMPLLPRRLAIVSVETSKGYHDFLKILSGYRKQFTLWHHLFPALLQGDKAVESLTAQLRQIRKKAHLFDLVAIIRGGGGDIGLSCYDHYTLTREIANFPLPVITGIGHATNETIAEMVAWENKVTPTDVAYFVLGRFTAFDDRVRAAQGVLTARSQETLSDENQHLMRLGGTLRSFSAKILQKDQYMLTALLNRLQTGTKRFVEKETRELSHRQERIKLLDPDHILKRGFSITLLNGKSIKNEEEVRPGDLIVTRLFEGSIESQVQLKKKDHDG, encoded by the coding sequence ATGGAAACTGAAAGGAAGATCTATTCGCTGAGCGACCTGGCCCGAAGCCTGCGTTCCGTCATTGAACGCCACTATGCTTCCACCTATTGGGTCAAAGCTGAAGTAGCCAAGCTAAACCATTATCCCCGCAGTGGTCATTGCTATCCGGACCTGGTGGAGAAATCGGGCGAGCAGATCCTGGCACAGATGCGTGCCACGATTTGGGCAGGCGACTATAAAATCACCAATCAGAATTTTATCCGTGTCACCGGAGAACCCTTAAGCGAGGGGATGGCCATCTTGTTCCAGTCAAGTGTGACTTATCATCCCGTATACGGGCTTTCATTGCAGATCCACCAGATAGAACCATCATTCACACTGGGCCAAATGGCTTTTGAAAAACAAAAGACCATAGAACGGCTGAAAGCAGAAGGCATCTTTGATCTGAACAAAAGTCTGGAGATGCCTCTGTTGCCACGGCGGCTGGCCATTGTATCAGTGGAAACGAGCAAGGGTTACCACGATTTTCTGAAGATTCTTTCGGGATACCGGAAACAATTCACCTTATGGCATCATCTCTTTCCTGCCCTGTTGCAAGGGGATAAGGCAGTTGAAAGCCTGACGGCTCAATTGCGCCAGATCAGAAAGAAGGCACACCTGTTCGACCTGGTGGCCATTATCCGTGGGGGCGGCGGCGATATCGGGCTCAGTTGCTATGATCATTACACCCTAACCCGTGAAATTGCCAATTTCCCCTTACCTGTCATCACAGGAATTGGGCACGCCACCAATGAAACCATTGCCGAAATGGTTGCCTGGGAAAATAAGGTAACCCCAACCGATGTGGCGTATTTTGTTCTGGGGCGCTTTACTGCTTTTGACGACAGGGTGAGGGCCGCCCAGGGAGTCCTCACGGCCCGCTCACAAGAAACCCTTTCGGACGAAAACCAGCACCTGATGCGCCTTGGAGGAACCCTGCGCTCCTTCTCTGCGAAGATCCTTCAAAAAGACCAGTATATGCTGACTGCCTTATTGAACCGTCTGCAGACCGGCACAAAAAGGTTTGTTGAAAAAGAAACCCGTGAACTGAGCCACCGCCAGGAAAGAATCAAGCTTTTGGATCCCGACCACATCCTGAAGCGGGGCTTTTCCATTACCCTGCTGAACGGCAAAAGCATAAAAAACGAGGAGGAAGTCAGGCCAGGCGATCTGATCGTTACACGCCTCTTTGAAGGAAGTATTGAAAGCCAGGTACAATTAAAGAAAAAAGACCATGACGGATAA
- the xseB gene encoding exodeoxyribonuclease VII small subunit produces MTDKITYSQAIEELEAIVSEIENEDISVDELSEKVKRASHLIQICKDALHSTEEEVKRILEELNQEKT; encoded by the coding sequence ATGACGGATAAAATCACCTATTCGCAGGCCATCGAAGAACTGGAGGCCATTGTAAGCGAGATTGAAAACGAAGACATTTCGGTGGATGAACTCTCGGAAAAAGTCAAGAGAGCCTCCCACCTTATCCAGATATGCAAGGATGCCCTGCATTCCACTGAAGAAGAGGTGAAACGGATCCTGGAAGAACTGAACCAGGAAAAGACCTGA
- a CDS encoding tocopherol cyclase family protein, with the protein MAKKNYFEGWYLKSVSADGKHSWAFIPGISLNGTDSHSFVQVINGKTSKTWYFRYPIEDFQFSVREFSVAVGPNRFSSKGMQLDLQNDTGFFRGRLQFGAFSRFPVSFRRPGIMGWYRYVPFMECYHGVVSLDHRVDGRIEYPGGVIPLDQGRGYIEKDWGTSMPEAWIWMQTNHFETAGTSFMLSIAKIPWIGKAFPGFLGFFHHQGQLFPFATYTGAKVEKIAEKGQQLLIEIKARTFRLKVEALLGEKGSLKAPVSGNMERIIHESIDAGIQITIYNKRNQILFSGQGMHAGLEMVGDLSLLSE; encoded by the coding sequence ATGGCAAAGAAGAATTATTTTGAGGGCTGGTATCTGAAGTCGGTCAGTGCTGACGGCAAGCATTCCTGGGCTTTCATTCCGGGCATCTCGCTAAACGGGACCGACAGTCATTCCTTTGTACAGGTCATCAATGGCAAAACCAGCAAGACCTGGTATTTTCGATATCCCATTGAGGATTTTCAATTCTCGGTCAGGGAATTTTCTGTTGCCGTGGGGCCGAACCGCTTCTCCAGCAAGGGTATGCAGCTCGACCTGCAAAACGATACCGGATTTTTCAGGGGGAGACTTCAATTCGGGGCGTTTTCCCGCTTCCCGGTGTCTTTCAGGCGCCCGGGCATTATGGGATGGTATCGATATGTTCCCTTTATGGAGTGCTACCACGGCGTGGTGAGCCTCGATCACCGCGTTGATGGAAGAATTGAATACCCCGGAGGAGTCATACCACTTGACCAAGGAAGAGGTTATATCGAAAAAGACTGGGGGACATCAATGCCCGAAGCCTGGATCTGGATGCAAACCAACCATTTTGAGACAGCCGGAACCTCATTCATGCTAAGCATAGCAAAAATTCCATGGATTGGAAAAGCCTTTCCCGGATTTCTTGGATTTTTTCATCACCAGGGGCAATTATTCCCCTTTGCCACTTATACCGGGGCAAAGGTTGAAAAAATAGCCGAAAAGGGTCAACAGCTTTTGATCGAAATCAAAGCCCGGACCTTTCGGCTTAAGGTTGAGGCCTTGCTGGGCGAAAAAGGCTCGCTCAAAGCACCGGTTTCCGGAAATATGGAACGTATCATCCACGAAAGCATCGACGCCGGCATCCAGATCACGATTTACAACAAGCGCAATCAAATTTTGTTTTCAGGGCAAGGTATGCATGCAGGGCTCGAAATGGTAGGTGACCTCAGCCTCCTTTCCGAATAA
- a CDS encoding HAMP domain-containing sensor histidine kinase translates to MKRRFIFLLIIAITISLLGLVGIQIYWIRNALSVKEMNFDRGVGDAVNKAVTKFNKIEVTRRLLIQQERDNRYSQMIDSLNREYYNAIADSILQPEAGAENRAPNMRESFEFSISEHQNGRPIHSFDTSFVRESNGRHPAMGYAPDPGVMIPEDPLRMFFDRSKFINDLFEELFSDRSSFQASSEENVHVLDSLLQTELKNHGIKTYYDFAIYNPAFNTVVAQKTGENTQKLLESPYAFTLFPNDIFMNPEYLLLYFPEQKRYLVSQINTMLATSSLFILVIISSFAFTMMTVIRQKKLSVMKNDFINNMTHELKTPISTISLACQALKDQDVSKSEDLYQSYIRMIDEENQRLGLMTEKVLQTAIIEKGKLMLNRTGLDIHELVEQAIRKISLQVEAKHGQINSKLGAEYSFIEADKVHLTNVFVNLLDNANKYSPVTPQIMVSTENNSAGILVHVEDKGIGISRANQKKIFENLYRVSTGNIHDVKGFGLGLSYVKAIVEKHGGHISLESEPKKGSRFTIFLPFGFNGYQKENQE, encoded by the coding sequence ATGAAGCGAAGGTTTATTTTTCTGCTAATAATAGCCATTACCATTTCCTTGCTGGGGCTGGTAGGAATCCAGATTTACTGGATCAGGAATGCTCTTTCGGTAAAGGAGATGAATTTCGACCGGGGAGTTGGCGATGCTGTAAACAAAGCGGTTACGAAATTTAACAAGATCGAGGTGACACGTAGGCTGCTGATCCAGCAAGAACGCGACAACCGCTATTCACAAATGATCGACTCACTCAATCGCGAGTATTACAATGCCATAGCCGATTCGATTCTTCAACCGGAAGCAGGTGCTGAAAACAGAGCTCCCAATATGCGCGAATCTTTCGAGTTCAGTATCAGCGAACACCAAAACGGCAGGCCAATCCACTCATTCGATACTTCCTTTGTCAGGGAATCGAATGGGAGGCACCCCGCCATGGGATATGCCCCCGATCCCGGGGTCATGATTCCTGAGGATCCTCTTCGTATGTTTTTCGACCGAAGCAAGTTCATCAACGACCTATTTGAGGAGCTGTTTTCGGACCGTTCCTCCTTTCAGGCCTCAAGTGAAGAAAATGTGCATGTCCTCGACTCCCTACTTCAAACCGAGCTAAAGAATCATGGCATTAAAACTTATTACGACTTTGCTATTTACAACCCGGCATTCAACACAGTTGTAGCCCAGAAAACCGGGGAAAACACACAGAAGCTGCTTGAGAGCCCCTATGCGTTCACCCTCTTCCCGAACGACATTTTCATGAATCCCGAATACCTGCTGCTGTATTTTCCCGAGCAAAAGCGATACCTGGTGTCGCAAATCAACACCATGCTGGCCACCTCTTCCCTTTTCATCCTGGTGATCATTTCTTCGTTTGCATTTACAATGATGACGGTGATCAGGCAAAAAAAGCTTTCGGTGATGAAGAACGACTTCATCAATAACATGACCCATGAGCTGAAAACGCCTATTTCGACCATTTCGCTGGCATGCCAGGCCCTAAAGGACCAGGACGTCAGCAAATCGGAAGATCTTTACCAAAGCTACATCCGGATGATTGATGAGGAAAATCAGCGACTAGGACTCATGACCGAGAAGGTGCTTCAGACTGCCATCATAGAAAAGGGCAAACTAATGCTGAACCGCACCGGCCTTGATATACACGAACTGGTTGAACAGGCAATAAGAAAGATCAGCCTTCAAGTGGAAGCCAAACACGGGCAGATCAACTCAAAACTGGGTGCGGAATATAGTTTTATTGAAGCCGATAAGGTACATTTAACCAATGTATTTGTAAATTTGCTTGACAATGCCAACAAATATTCTCCTGTAACACCCCAAATTATGGTAAGTACGGAGAATAACAGTGCAGGCATCCTGGTTCACGTTGAGGACAAGGGAATTGGCATCAGCCGTGCGAACCAGAAAAAGATCTTTGAGAACCTCTACCGGGTTTCGACCGGGAACATTCACGATGTAAAGGGTTTCGGGCTGGGCTTGAGTTACGTGAAAGCCATTGTTGAAAAACATGGCGGTCACATTTCCCTGGAAAGTGAACCCAAAAAAGGATCCCGCTTCACCATATTTTTACCCTTTGGTTTCAATGGGTATCAAAAAGAAAATCAGGAATAA
- a CDS encoding FtsX-like permease family protein gives MDQFKTGIRALLKQRFYSFLNIAGFGLGITVFCFVSIYVIDQYLYDRWNPERETIYRLETGTWSLTGTMMGPYLEERIPELEQFVRVDIRIGQNADITVGDKIFVIPHMIMADSTFFDFFPLEFIAGLPAKALINEQSIVLTRTQAMNIFGRIDVVGETLRFRNKFTLQVTGVVEDVRYSHFPISAIIPFHFLAELTGDPDILNVFGGWNYFTFFKLNPNTDVKTAEEKITQVLGNYYFEQTGETTDRVFTLFPYSKIYFSDHIVHEIPILHGSLRTVNAFGILAVFVLVIAIINFVNMATARAANRSKEVGVRKLLGGTRKELIIQFLVESVITTAIALIFAMVLVEALLPNFNALANTHFRTSDLNFLGVLLILVIATLSIGFLSGIYPAFYLTAFQPVAALKGERSRGKKGAFLRKGLIVFQFMVSIALIAFTITVFRQINYMKNKPLGFDPENVVFFTIDMETGQRKDALAAALAEHPEVLEVNFSSAVFGSITWQESTQIFGETKQYTYFPVHPGFLEMMDIQPVEGRLFDPQLRSEERNAIVINEASVNFFELGDSPQQAIGKEIDGRPVIGVVRDFHFNSLQQPIGPLVIVWWEDRCFNVLVKTTGVQLPGLMNYLEQVRNEFMPGRNFNANTVQQYFNRSYQQEERFGKIILLFAGFAIIIACLGLFGLASFTAEQRTREIALRKVLGAGIGNISMMMLKEFFVLVLVALVIAAPFVLFFTEKWLSTFAYHIQPGVMPLIYAGVMALLIMVITVGYHALRASTANPAEALKYE, from the coding sequence ATGGATCAATTCAAAACCGGAATACGTGCACTGCTGAAACAACGTTTTTACAGTTTTCTTAATATAGCAGGGTTTGGGCTTGGTATCACGGTTTTTTGTTTTGTCAGCATTTATGTTATAGATCAGTATTTATATGATCGCTGGAATCCTGAACGGGAAACCATTTACCGTTTGGAGACTGGAACCTGGTCATTAACAGGCACCATGATGGGTCCCTACCTCGAGGAGAGAATTCCAGAACTGGAGCAATTTGTCAGAGTAGATATTCGCATTGGCCAAAATGCAGACATAACAGTAGGCGACAAGATCTTTGTCATCCCCCATATGATTATGGCCGACAGCACTTTCTTCGATTTTTTCCCTTTGGAGTTTATCGCTGGTTTGCCAGCCAAGGCATTGATAAATGAGCAATCCATCGTTTTGACAAGAACCCAGGCGATGAATATTTTTGGCAGGATAGATGTGGTGGGCGAGACGCTTCGCTTCCGCAACAAGTTCACGTTACAGGTTACTGGTGTCGTGGAAGATGTAAGATACAGCCATTTCCCCATCTCAGCCATTATCCCTTTCCACTTCCTGGCAGAGCTAACGGGAGATCCGGATATTCTCAATGTATTTGGGGGATGGAATTATTTTACTTTTTTCAAGCTGAACCCCAATACGGATGTAAAGACTGCCGAAGAAAAGATTACCCAAGTCCTCGGAAACTATTACTTTGAGCAGACCGGTGAGACTACCGACCGGGTATTTACCCTCTTCCCGTATTCAAAAATATATTTTTCCGATCATATCGTTCACGAAATTCCAATACTGCATGGCAGTCTCAGGACGGTCAACGCCTTTGGGATACTGGCGGTGTTTGTGCTGGTAATTGCCATCATCAATTTTGTGAATATGGCCACAGCTCGTGCTGCCAACCGTTCGAAGGAAGTTGGGGTTCGCAAGCTCCTCGGGGGAACGCGCAAGGAACTGATTATCCAGTTTTTGGTGGAGTCGGTCATTACCACCGCCATTGCATTGATCTTTGCCATGGTGCTCGTTGAGGCCCTTCTGCCTAACTTCAATGCTTTGGCTAATACCCATTTCAGGACCTCAGACCTTAATTTCTTAGGGGTCCTGTTAATCCTGGTGATTGCAACCCTGTCCATCGGGTTTTTGTCGGGCATCTATCCGGCCTTTTATCTTACCGCATTCCAGCCCGTAGCTGCCCTGAAAGGCGAACGCTCACGCGGGAAAAAGGGCGCCTTTCTCAGGAAAGGGCTCATCGTTTTCCAGTTCATGGTTTCCATTGCCCTGATTGCTTTCACCATTACGGTTTTCAGGCAGATCAATTATATGAAGAACAAACCCCTGGGCTTTGATCCTGAAAATGTCGTTTTTTTCACCATCGATATGGAAACCGGCCAACGCAAGGATGCACTCGCGGCAGCCCTTGCGGAACACCCCGAGGTGCTGGAGGTAAACTTTTCCAGCGCCGTCTTTGGGAGCATCACCTGGCAGGAAAGCACTCAAATTTTCGGGGAAACCAAGCAATATACTTATTTTCCTGTTCATCCGGGATTCCTTGAGATGATGGATATTCAACCCGTGGAAGGAAGGCTTTTTGACCCTCAATTAAGGTCGGAAGAGAGGAATGCCATCGTGATCAATGAGGCTTCTGTTAACTTTTTTGAACTGGGCGACAGCCCACAGCAGGCCATAGGAAAGGAAATAGACGGGCGGCCCGTCATAGGGGTGGTGCGCGATTTTCACTTTAACTCTCTGCAACAGCCCATTGGCCCACTGGTCATAGTGTGGTGGGAAGATCGCTGTTTTAATGTGCTTGTAAAAACAACGGGTGTCCAATTGCCTGGACTGATGAATTACCTGGAACAGGTCAGAAATGAATTTATGCCCGGGAGGAATTTTAACGCCAATACAGTTCAGCAGTATTTCAACCGCAGCTACCAGCAGGAGGAAAGATTCGGTAAGATTATCCTTTTGTTTGCAGGTTTTGCCATTATCATTGCCTGCCTGGGCTTGTTCGGCTTGGCGTCGTTCACGGCTGAACAGCGTACCCGTGAGATTGCCCTCAGGAAGGTGCTGGGGGCTGGCATCGGAAACATCTCGATGATGATGCTGAAGGAGTTCTTCGTTCTGGTGCTGGTTGCATTGGTAATTGCGGCACCTTTTGTGTTGTTCTTTACGGAGAAGTGGTTATCAACCTTTGCTTATCATATTCAGCCGGGTGTGATGCCCCTGATTTATGCCGGAGTAATGGCTTTGCTGATTATGGTCATTACCGTCGGATACCACGCCCTGCGGGCTTCCACCGCTAATCCTGCTGAGGCTTTAAAATACGAATAA
- the sufD gene encoding Fe-S cluster assembly protein SufD, which translates to MTTSINTLPLKERLLSLFYQHLPSIKGQATAGVNRLREEGLAEFERQGFPHPKMENWRFSDITPLLETDFAFDFSNQSRPFEIEKIFTCDVYDLDTFSVTLLNGWFVYKNAPLTRLSNGTVIGSLAKAMEVYPEIIDKYLGKAALPGKSGLTALNTAFIQDGLFIYVPEGVKVEKPIQLINIVNSPTPVFLQPRHLTIVEKGAKVTLVHCDHSLTHNPSFTNTVLEIFAHPQAEVDHYKIQNKGRNSALFTSTFFHLEKESKVNSNIITLNGSFIRNNVDVLLKEEEGHADLNGLYLTDRNQHIDNQVFIDHASPNCFSNQLYKGILDDQARAIFSGRILVEREAQKTLAYQNNKNLLLTDDAKVNTQPHLEIYADDVKCSHGATVGQLDPDAMFYLRSRGIGEHAARQLLMLAFADEVVQKISIEPLRQRISNMVEKRLKGELSICDQCVLHCSDKGPATFNIDMSKI; encoded by the coding sequence ATGACTACCAGCATCAATACCCTGCCATTAAAGGAACGGCTGCTTTCGCTCTTCTACCAGCATCTGCCTTCCATCAAGGGCCAAGCCACTGCGGGAGTGAACCGCCTGCGGGAGGAGGGGCTGGCTGAATTCGAACGCCAGGGATTTCCACATCCCAAAATGGAAAACTGGCGTTTCTCGGATATTACTCCCCTGCTTGAAACAGACTTTGCTTTCGACTTCAGCAATCAAAGCCGCCCCTTTGAAATTGAAAAGATCTTTACCTGCGATGTCTACGACCTGGATACTTTCAGCGTAACCTTGCTTAATGGCTGGTTTGTATATAAAAACGCTCCGCTGACACGCCTGTCAAACGGCACAGTTATTGGCAGCCTGGCCAAGGCCATGGAGGTTTACCCCGAAATCATCGACAAATACCTCGGCAAAGCCGCCCTCCCCGGAAAATCAGGGCTTACGGCACTGAATACCGCCTTTATCCAGGATGGTCTTTTTATTTATGTACCCGAGGGCGTAAAAGTGGAAAAGCCCATCCAGCTGATCAACATTGTCAATTCACCCACTCCTGTATTTTTGCAACCCCGGCATCTCACCATTGTTGAAAAGGGCGCAAAAGTTACCTTGGTACATTGTGACCACTCGCTGACCCATAACCCCAGCTTTACCAATACTGTTCTTGAAATATTCGCCCACCCTCAGGCCGAAGTAGACCATTACAAGATCCAGAACAAGGGGAGGAATTCAGCGCTGTTTACTTCCACTTTTTTCCACCTGGAGAAGGAAAGCAAAGTCAACAGCAATATCATAACCCTGAACGGAAGTTTCATACGCAACAATGTGGATGTGCTACTGAAGGAAGAGGAAGGGCATGCCGACCTGAATGGTTTATACCTGACGGACCGCAACCAGCACATAGACAACCAGGTTTTCATTGACCACGCCTCGCCCAATTGCTTCAGCAACCAGTTGTATAAGGGCATCCTCGATGATCAGGCCCGGGCAATTTTCAGCGGGCGCATCCTGGTGGAGCGAGAGGCCCAGAAAACACTGGCCTATCAAAACAACAAGAACCTGCTGCTTACCGATGACGCCAAGGTAAACACCCAGCCCCACCTGGAGATTTATGCCGATGACGTAAAATGCAGCCACGGAGCCACCGTTGGACAGCTTGACCCGGATGCTATGTTTTACCTGCGTTCAAGAGGGATCGGCGAACACGCCGCACGTCAATTGCTGATGCTGGCATTTGCCGATGAAGTGGTTCAGAAGATCTCCATTGAGCCCCTCCGGCAAAGGATAAGCAATATGGTTGAGAAACGCCTCAAGGGTGAGCTCTCCATCTGCGACCAGTGTGTGCTGCACTGCAGCGACAAGGGCCCGGCCACCTTTAACATTGACATGAGTAAAATCTGA